In the genome of Pseudorca crassidens isolate mPseCra1 chromosome 12, mPseCra1.hap1, whole genome shotgun sequence, one region contains:
- the ALKBH2 gene encoding DNA oxidative demethylase ALKBH2, translating into MDRFLVKGAVRGLMGKRGQEQTGGGPAGLAEEEGTSRKKPRRAAPGNGVHSAGLSWRHIAAEGLDCDYTVLFGKAEADEIFQELEKEVEYFTGALARIQVFGKWHNVPRKQATYGDTGLTYTFSGLTLSPRPWLPVLERIRDRVSVVTGQNFNFVLVNRYKDGRDHIGEHRDDERELAPGSPIASVSFGACRDFFFRHKDSRGKHPSRRLGVVRLQLAHGSLLMMNHPTNTHWYHSLPVRKNVLAPRVNLTFRKILPITK; encoded by the exons ATGGACAGATTCCTGGTGAAGGGGGCTGTCAGGGGCCTTATGGGAAAGAGGGGGCAAGAGCAGACCGGAGGAGGCCCAGCAGGGTTGGCAGAAGAGGAGGGGACCAGCAGGAAAAAGCCCAGGAGAGCAGCCCCGGGGAATGGAGTCCACTCGGCAGGCCTCAGCTGGAGGCACATTGCAGCCGAGGGCCTGGACTGCGATTACACAGTCCTGTTTGGCAAAGCCGAAGCAGATGAGATTTTCCAAGAGTTGGAGAAAGAAGTGGAATATTTTACAG GTGCGCTGGCCAGGATCCAGGTGTTTGGGAAGTGGCACAATGTCCCAAGGAAGCAGGCGACATACGGTGACACTGGGCTGACCTACACCTTTTCGGGCCTCACTCTGTCTCCAAGGCCCTGGCTCCCTGTCCTAGAGCGCATCCGGGATCGCGTTTCTGTAGTGACTGGACAGAACTTCAACTTCGTGCTTGTCAACAG GTACAAAGACGGCCGTGACCACATTGGTGAGCACAGAGATGATGAGAGAGAGCTGGCTCCTGGGAGCCCCATCGCCTCTGTCTCCTTTGGGGCTTGCAGAGACTTCTTCTTCCGGCATAAGGATTCCCGGGGGAAGCACCCCTCCCGGAGGCTGGGGGTGGTCAGGCTCCAGCTGGCCCACGGAAGCTTACTTATGATGAACCACCCAACCAACACTCACTGGTACCACAGTCTCCCCGTCCGAAAGAATGTTCTGGCTCCCCGGGTCAACCTGACATTTCGGAAAATCCTGCCTATTACAAAGTAA
- the UNG gene encoding uracil-DNA glycosylase: MIGQKTLYSFFSPSPARKRRACSSEPAEQWNGVAAVAESGDAAASSAKKIRAGQEEPGTPPSSPLSPEQLVRIQKNKAAALLRLAARNVPVGFGESWKKHLSGEFGKPYFIKLMGFVAEERKHYTVYPPPQQVFTWTQMCDIRDVKVVVLGQDPYHGPNQAHGLCFSVQRPVPPPPSLENIYKELSTDIDGFVHPGHGDLSGWARQGVLLLNAVLTVRAHQANSHKERGWEQFTDAVVSWLNQNSNGLVFLLWGSYAQKKGSAIDRKRHHVLQTAHPSPFSVYRGFFGCRHFSKTNELLQKSGKEPINWKDL, encoded by the exons ATGATTGGCCAGAAGACCCTCTACTCCTTCTTCTCCCCGAGCCCCGCCAGGAAGCGACGTGCCTGCAGCTCCGAGCCGGCCGAGCAGTGGAACGGAGTGGCGGCGGTAGCTGAGAGCGGGGATGCGGCG GCCAGCTCCGCCAAGAAGATCCGGGCCGGGCAGGAGGAGCCCGGCACGCCGCCCTCGTCGCCACTGAGCCCCGAGCAGTTGGTCCGCATTCAGAAGAACAAAGCCGCCGCACTGCTCAGACTCGCAGCGCGCAATGTGCCTGTAGGTTTTGGTGAGAGTTGGAAGAAGCACCTCAGCGGGGAGTTCGGGAAACCATATTTTATTAAG CTTATGGGATTTGttgcagaagaaaggaaacattaCACTGTTTACCCACCCCCGCAGCAAGTCTTCACATGGACCCAAATGTGTGACATAAGAGAT GTGAAGGTTGTCGTCCTGGGACAGGATCCATATCACGGACCCAATCAAGCTCATGGGCTCTGCTTTAGTGTTCAAAGGCCCGTGCCACCCCCGCCCAG TTtggaaaacatttataaagaacTGTCTACAGACATAGATGGTTTTGTTCATCCTGGTCATGGAGATTTATCCGGATGGGCCAGGCAAG GTGTTCTCCTGCTCAACGCCGTCCTCACCGTCCGGGCGCATCAGGCCAATTCTCATAAAGAGAGAGGTTGGGAGCAGTTCACCGATGCTGTTGTGTCCTGGCTCAATCAGAACTCGAACGGCCTTGTCTTCCTGCTCTGGGGCTCTTATGCTCAGAAGAAAGGCAGTGCCATTGATAGg AAGCGGCACCACGTGCTGCAGACCGCGCATCCCTCGCCGTTTTCGGTGTACAGGGGGTTCTTCGGATGCAGGCATTTCTCTAAAACCAATGAGCTGCTGCAGAAGTCCGGCAAAGAGCCCATCAACTGGAAGGATCTGTGA